The following coding sequences lie in one Cloeon dipterum chromosome 1, ieCloDipt1.1, whole genome shotgun sequence genomic window:
- the LOC135934528 gene encoding glycogen debranching enzyme isoform X2, which yields MHKMRRHYFTQRKWRSEPSHPQELKGIFAMTLGTQRSSVVQQYGGQVRVLTLNYGEHLDSTLFRLKKGWTLQFRLGPSLLGKDVKIFCNHPETPEGEIFDRRRYRGLAWRRDGGPADDTSFYTEINIVRAGSFHFYFTCDENNSYDFAMNDGYYTEGYYSEGYTGKNKRPDGSGFFLVEPDLFYGRGDVLPLDCVQCQTVLAKCLGPFHTWEKKLAVSRESGYNMIHFTPIQALGISNSSYSLKDQLRLNPIFSEHGDHISIEHIEKLTHKMATEWKVLSICDVVLNHTANESAWIKDHPECTYNMDNSPHLRPAFLLDAILARFAFEISQGKWQHSGVPKLICIEDHLQAMRGTLLGQLLPQAKLWEMYTVDIESTLSHFARMARERGPLKQGHGELTIQQDPQFRRNHSKVDMEQALSLFNIQRKDCYDEAHRVQRCTDDLREYLETLNRQVTDTLQSHLVAAVDNCLAGIRYFRVQTDGPRLKEITPKDPLIPRYFTYTGNTDTLLDDVERIMYANGGRYIMAHNGWVMNADPLRNFADADSNVYLRRELIAWGDSVKLRYGEKPEDCPFLWQHMREYVEQTARTFHGIRLDNCHSTPIPVAEYLLDAARRIRPDLYVVAELFTNSDEKDNIFINRLGITSLIREAMSAWDSHEEGRLVYRYGGDPVGAFIQPPTRPLVPSIAHALFLDVTHDNPSPVQTRSVYDLLPSSALVNMACCGSGSNRGYDELVPHDIHVVDEIRHYTEWAENVNSNGSQTVGLQSGIIAAKRALNKLHFELGISGFNQVFVDQVDSDVVAVTRHCPATHQSVVLVACTAFKQPEPFYKRTHTRPLRVEGTVDEVIFEASLCHRDSKSGGAWFVPPPSNFRKDGRFINGLSDYKLKLREHFPLSQAEAVHKGESGDPQVTQIDFTEDFQPGCVIAFKVSLHYNMTPAIAHLGRLVERFNMRSANDMSTVDHDFDRIVSRLNLADLNRALFHCEEEERDEGHGFGAYNIPGFGSTVYCGLQGFISLLSEVRQKNDLGHPLCGNLRAGNWMIDYISQRLKLDPGTEELGRWFEDNLRHLKELPRYLVPSYFDAVLQGVYQALLQRVWNCMSTFIQLGSHFVKSLGLGSVQCGGIVKSAQLPKLSPALPPPLPPTRLGLNGQSDQVFLTLSAGLPHFSTGYMRNWGRDTFISLRGLFILTGRYQEARYHILAYAACLRHGLIPNLLDGGKNARFNCRDAVWWWLYSIQSYVQEVPDGWRIFQDPVSRLFPRDDSPALEPGSHDQPLQDIVQEALRVHFQGLKFRERNAGAKIDAHMNDQGFNNEIGVDCETGFVYGGNGQNCGTWMDKMGSSDKAGTKGRPATPRDGSAVELVGLCKAALKFLNGLYTMGRYPHNSVERRNNDGSYTTWTFQEWEDKIVHHFERKFWINWTPIPENEPRPELINRRGIYKDSHNASQAWADYQLRPNFTVAMVAAPDMFDPHHAWSALGEVEKILLGPLGMKTLDPSDWAYCGDYNNCDDGNDSKTAQGFNYHQGPEWVWPVGFFLRARLHFARIVGGEAELRRTMSATKAYLSRHFTELTTSPWRGLPELTNKDGRYCSDSCRIQAWSMATILETLHQMSQLEEELGYNHN from the exons ATGCACAAGATGCGCAGACATTATTTCACCCAGAGAAAGTG GAGGTCTGAACCGAGCCACCCCCAAGAGCTGAAAGGAATCTTCGCGATGACCCTAGGCACTCAGCGAAGCAGTGTTGTCCAACAGTACGGCGGACAGGTCAGGGTGCTGACCCTGAACTACGGCGAGCACCTCGACTCGACGCTCTTCCGTCTCAAGAAAG GATGGACCCTGCAGTTCCGTTTGGGCCCGTCTCTGTTGGGCAAAGACGTAAAAATCTTTTGCAACCACCCTGAAACACCTGAGGGTGAGATCTTTGACCGCCGCCGCTACCGAGGCCTGGCTTGGCGTCGGGACGGAGGCCCGGCCGACGACACATCATTCTACACTGAAATCAATATTGTCCGCGCGGGCTCCTTCCATTTTTACTTCACTTGCGACGAAAACAA CTCGTATGATTTCGCAATGAATGACGGCTACTACACTGAGGGATATTATTCCGAGGGCTACACTGGCAAGAACAAAAGACCTGATGGGTCTGGCTTTTTCCTCGTCGAACCCGATCTGTTCTACGGCAGGGGTGACGTGCTACCCTTGGACTGCGTGCAGTGCCAGACCGTCCTCGCCAAGTGCCTTGGCCCTTTCCACACCTGGGAGAAGAAACTGGCAGTCTCAAGGGAGAGTGGCTACAATATGATTCATTTCACCCCAATTCAG gcCCTAGGCATTTCCAACTCGTCGTACAGTCTGAAAGACCAGCTAAGGCTGAACCCAATCTTCAGCGAACACGGGGATCACATCAGCATCGAACATATTGAGAAACTGACCCACAAAATGGCAACAGAGTGGAAG GTTTTGAGTATTTGCGACGTTGTGCTGAACCACACGGCCAACGAAAGCGCTTGGATCAAGGACCATCCAGAATGTACATACAACATGGACAACTCGCCGCACCTGCGTCCCGCTTTCCTGTTGGACGCCATTTTGGCCCGCTTTGCGTTTGAGATCTCGCAAGGAAAGTGGCAGCACTCAGGCGTGCCTAAGCTGATCTGCATAGAAGACCACTTGCAGGCGATGCGCGGCACTCTTCTCGGCCAGCTGCTGCCGCAGGCCAAGCTGTGGGAGATGTATACGGTGGACATCGAGTCCACTCTGTCCCATTTCGCTCGAATGGCCAGGGAAAGGGGCCCTCTGAAGCAGGGCCATGGCGAGTTGACCATCCAGCAGGACCCTCAGTTCCGCCGCAACCATTCCAAAGTGGACATGGAGCAGGCGCTGAGCCTCTTCAACATTCAGAG GAAGGACTGCTACGACGAAGCACATCGCGTCCAGCGCTGCACCGACGATCTGCGCGAATACCTTGAAACATTGAACCGTCAAGTGACTGACACTCTGCAGAGTCACCTGGTTGCTGCCGTGGACAACTGCCTGGCAGGAATTAGATACTTCCGCGTGCAGACCGACGGGCCAAGGCTTAAGGAAATCACTCCGAAGGATCCCCTGATTCCCAG GTACTTCACCTACACTGGTAATACCGACACGCTGCTTGATGACGTGGAGCGCATCATGTACGCCAACGGGGGCCGCTACATCATGGCTCACAACGGCTGGGTAATGAACGCTGATCCGCTCCGCAACTTTGCCGACGCCGACTCCAACGTCTACCTGAGGAGAGAACTGATCGCCTGGGGAGACAGCGTCAAACTGAGATACGGCGAAAAGCCGGAGGACTGCCCGTTCCTGTGGCAACACATGCGAGAGTATGTCGAGCAGACTGCAAGGACATTCCACGGAATCCGCCTCGACAACTGCCATTCCACGCCAATACCTGTCGCAGAg TACCTCTTGGATGCTGCCAGGCGCATCAGACCTGACCTCTACGTCGTCGCTGAACTGTTTACCAATTCTGATGAAAAGGACAACATTTTCATCAACCGCCTGGGCATTACATCTCTAATCAGAG AGGCCATGTCTGCTTGGGACTCGCACGAAGAGGGACGTCTGGTTTACCGCTACGGCGGCGATCCAGTTGGTGCCTTCATTCAGCCACCTACTCGTCCTCTTGTGCCTAGCATCGCCCACGCCCTTTTCCTTGACGTCACGCACGACAATCCAAGTCCAGTGCAGACCAGAAGCGTGTACGACCTGCTACCCAGCTCAGCCTTGGTCAACATGGCTTGCTGCGGGAGCGGAAGCAACAGGGGCTACGACGAGCTTGTTCCTCATGAT ATCCATGTTGTGGATGAAATCCGCCACTACACAGAATGGGCTGAGAACGTCAATTCGAACGGAAGCCAGACCGTTGGCTTGCAAAGCGGCATCATTGCGGCCAAGCGGGCGCTGAATAAACTGCACTTTGAGCTGGGAATATCCGGTTTCAACCaa GTGTTCGTTGACCAAGTTGACTCTGATGTGGTGGCCGTGACCAGGCACTGCCCCGCCACCCACCAGTCAGTGGTGCTTGTTGCGTGCACTGCATTTAAACAGCCAGAGCCTTTCTACAAGAGAACACACACACGGCCATTGCGGGTCGAAGGCACCGTCGACGAGGTGATTTTCGAAGCAAGCCTTTGCCACAGAGATTCAAA ATCTGGTGGCGCGTGGTTTGTGCCTCCTCCTTCCAACTTCCGCAAAGATGGACGCTTCATCAACGGCTTGAGCGATTACAAGCTGAAGCTGAGGGAACACTTCCCTCTGTCTCAGGCTGAGGCTGTCCACAAGGGTGAAAGTGGCGACCCGCAGGTCACGCAGATCGACTTCACAGAGGACTTCCAGCCTGGCTGTGTGATAGCATTTAa GGTTTCTCTGCATTACAACATGACGCCAGCTATCGCTCACCTTGGCCGGCTTGTCGAACGGTTCAACATGCGTTCTGCCAATGACATGTCTACAGTGGATCACGATTTTGACAGAATCGTGTCCAGGCTTAACCTTGCAGATCTCAATAGAGCTCTCTTCCACTGCGAAGAGGAGGAAAGAGACGAGGGCCATGGCTTCGGAGCGTATAATATTCCAGGATTTGGATCCACGGTTTACTGCGGCCTACAAG GTTTCATTTCATTGCTAAGTGAAGTTAGGCAAAAGAACGATTTGGGCCATCCTCTGTGTGGAAACTTGAGGGCTGGTAACTGGATGATAG ACTACATCAGTCAGAGGCTGAAGCTCGATCCAGGCACTGAAGAGCTAGGCAGGTGGTTTGAGGATAACCTTCGCCACCTGAAGGAATTGCCGCGCTACCTGGTTCCCAGCTACTTCGATGCTGTGTTGCAAGGGGTGTATCAAGCACTCCTTCAGCGCGTATGGAACTGCATGTCAAC ATTCATTCAGCTTGGCTCGCATTTCGTCAAGAGCCTCGGTCTTGGCTCCGTTCAGTGCGGTGGAATAGTGAAATCCGCACAGCTGCCGAAGCTGTCGCCAGCTTTGCCACCACCCTTGCCACCAACCAGGCTGGGACTAAACGGACAGTCTGATCAAGTGTTCCTCACGCTCTCTGCAG GCTTGCCTCACTTCTCCACTGGCTACATGCGTAACTGGGGACGAGACACTTTCATTTCCCTTCGAGGTTTGTTCATTCTCACTGGACGCTACCAAGAGGCTAG GTACCACATCCTCGCCTACGCCGCTTGCCTCCGCCACGGTTTGATTCCCAATCTCTTGGATGGAGGCAAAAACGCTCGGTTCAATTGCAGAGACGCAGTTTGGTGGTGGCTCTATTCGATCCAGAGCTACGTCCAGGAAGTGCCAGACGGCTGGCGCATTTTCCAGGACCCAGTGTCCCGTTTGTTCCCGAGGGACGACTCTCCTGCTCTTGAGCCTGGCTcacat gaCCAACCCCTTCAAGACATCGTGCAGGAAGCACTGCGCGTGCACTTCCAAGGCCTCAAGTTCAGGGAACGCAACGCAGGAGCCAAGATCGACGCACACATGAACGACCAAGGATTCAACAACGAGATTGGCGTCGATTGCGAAACAGGCTTCGTTTACGGAGGCAACGGCCAGAATTGCGGCACTTGGATGGACAAGATGGGCTCAAGCGACAAGGCCGGCACCAAGGGCAGACCCGCAACACCTCGCGATGGCAGCGCCGTCGAGCTCGTCGGTCTGTGCAAGGCTGCTCTCAAATTCCTCAATGGCTTGTACACCATGGGCAGATATCCACATAACTCTGTAGAGCGCAGAAACAATGACG GAAGCTACACAACATGGACGTTCCAGGAGTGGGAGGACAAGATTGTGCACCACTTTGAACGCAAATTCTGGATCAACTGGACGCCCATCCCTGAGAACGAGCCGCGACCCGAACTGATCAACCGGCGCGGCATCTACAAGGACTCGCACAATGCGAGCCAAGCGTGGGCTGACTACCAGCTGCGGCCCAACTTCACGGTGGCCATGGTGGCCGCACCCGACATGTTTGACCCTCACCATGCGTGGTCGGCGCTCGGCGAGGTCGAAAAGATCCTGCTTGGCCCCCTGGGCATGAAGACCCTCGACCCCAGCGACTGGGCTTACTGCGGCGACTACAACAACTGCGACGATGGAAACGACTCAAAGACGGCGCAAGGTTTCAACTACCACCAAGGACCT GAATGGGTGTGGCCCGTGGGCTTCTTCCTGCGCGCCCGTCTCCACTTCGCCCGCATCGTGGGCGGCGAGGCTGAGTTGCGTCGCACAATGTCGGCCACCAAGGCTTACCTTTCCCGCCACTTCACCGAACTCACCACGTCGCCCTGGCGAGGATTACCTGAGTTGACCAACAAGGACGGCAGATACTGCTCGGACAGTTGTCGTATCCAGGCTTGGAGCATGGCAACTATCCTCGAG ACGCTGCACCAGATGTCTCAACTGGAGGAAGAGCTCGGATACAACCACAACTGA